One window from the genome of Dermacentor silvarum isolate Dsil-2018 chromosome 7, BIME_Dsil_1.4, whole genome shotgun sequence encodes:
- the LOC119459706 gene encoding 5-hydroxytryptamine receptor 1, with protein sequence MPPALHLEITGRRWDLGPAACDAWVSVDVASCTASILNLCMISIDRYLAITRPLTYGVRRTARRAWACIGAVWLLAGLISVPPLLVLGNEHGTVENPKCLVCQNLAYQLYATLGAFYIPLVVMLSMYWRIHTAAKKVVEAEHRARPGPRTRSLRVAVRERKASITLGIILTAFTACWLPFFAFALVRPLGGEPLPELAHSFALWLGYANSALNPVIYVTFHHDFRRAFRDLLCLRCGRRGTGKRKVLGRSANEVTGALLCVGNNNHASWA encoded by the coding sequence ATGCCGCCCGCACTGCATCTCGAGATCACCGGTCGCCGCTGGGACCTGGGCCCGGCGGCCTGCGACGCGTGGGTGTCCGTGGATGTGGCGTCCTGCACGGCGTCGATCCTCAACCTGTGCATGATCTCCATCGACCGGTACCTGGCGATCACGCGACCCCTTACCTATGGCGTTCGGCGCACGGCCCGCAGAGCCTGGGCCTGCATCGGAGCCGTCTGGCTGCTGGCGGGTCTCATCAGTGTACCGCCATTACTAGTTCTGGGAAATGAGCACGGAACGGTCGAGAACCCTAAATGCCTCGTGTGTCAGAACCTCGCATACCAGCTGTACGCCACTCTAGGAGCGTTTTATATCCCGCTGGTCGTTATGCTGTCAATGTACTGGAGGATCCACACGGCCGCAAAGAAGGTCGTCGAGGCCGAACACAGAGCTCGCCCGGGACCACGAACGAGGAGCCTTAGAGTCGCTGTGAGAGAGCGCAAGGCTTCCATTACGTTGGGAATCATCCTGACGGCCTTCACGGCGTGTTGGTTGCCTTTCTTTGCATTCGCCCTCGTGAGACCGCTGGGAGGAGAGCCGCTGCCGGAACTGGCTCACAGCTTCGCCCTTTGGCTGGGATACGCCAACTCGGCGCTGAACCCCGTAATCTACGTCACCTTCCACCACGACTTTCGGCGCGCCTTCCGCGACTTGCTCTGCCTGCGCTGTGGCAGGCGTGGCACCGGAAAGCGAAAGGTGCTGGGCAGAAGCGCGAACGAAGTGACGGGAGCTCTGCTGTGCGTCGGGAACAACAACCACGCGTCGTGGGCCTGA